From the genome of Medicago truncatula cultivar Jemalong A17 chromosome 2, MtrunA17r5.0-ANR, whole genome shotgun sequence:
ttcacgagcttataagctatttttcagaagctattccaagtagcgtttgagcttatagcttataacttctcactttttcttcaaattttacccttattatttcatttaaattgtatttttatccattataatttttataataagctacgtaataaagactactatccctttattccaatttttgtatatatatcagctggcctttttttttttttttagaaaaatatataccttcgttttttttttacgaaacaaaatactattattctattagtgttacttttttttttttgaggtaagtgttattttctttattctctgttattattattactctattagtgctaccttttttttgtttttgaggtaaatgttattttctttataaagtacaaacacttaaatgataataaatataagataaaattttagtgaataaaatttaatttaatttataatacataggatatattaaattaataaatttaaagtatgtttttaaagaaaaattagtatGGAAGTTAGGAAAATATATTGGATAAAATGGAATTCTATTTGTTCTAAAACGGAGTATGATGGTTTGGGGGTCCGGCGGTTGAGGGAGTTAATTAATATGGCATTGctaggtaaatggtgttggaggttgaaGAAGGAGCGTGGGCGTATGGGGAGGAAGGGGGGAAACATTTGCGAAGATGGTGGTGGAGGATAGGTTCGGTGGGATAATTTAATTAGCACTAGAAATGGTGTCGGTGTGGGTGTAGGAAGGTGGTTTGATGATAAATGTAGGTCAGAGGTGAGAGCCGGTGTTTCAACCTTATTTTGGTGGGATCAGTTGCTACACAAAGGGGTGTTTAAGGATATATTTAGTTGCTTTTTAATCTTTGTGATAATAAATTGGCACGATGGCTGAGATGAAGCAGTTAGTGTGGCGTGAGGGTGGTAAGGCTTGGAAATGGAGGAGGAGATTGTGGGCATGGGAGGACGATCTGTTGGGAGAGGGCCATTCCTTGTTGAATTCTGCTCATTTGCATAAAAGTATGAATGATAGGTTGCTTTGGTATTTGCATgctacaaaaaaatataatgttagtAGTGCGTGGAATTTTCTAACATTAACGGATCAGCAAATTATTGATGAAAAGGCTCCATTAATTTGGCATAAGGATTTTCCTCTCAAAGTTTGTCTCTTCGTGCGGCGGTTACTCCGTAATCGTATTCCGAAAAATGGCAACCTTATTAGGCGAGGTGAGCTCACGGTTATTGATCAGCTTTATGTTGGAGGGTGTGGTAAATCAGAAGACGTAGATCATCTTTTCCTTCATTGTGATTTTTATCGTCAAATTTGGAATGTTGTTTACAACTGGTTCGACTTTATCTTGGTTAATTTGTCTCGTATTTCATATCATTTGATTCATTTTGTTGCCTTGGGAGGCTATTCTAAAAAGTTACGCGCTGTTCTTAAATTGGTTTGGTTCTTGATTGTTTGCATTATCTAGCGAGAAAGAAATACTTGtatttttaagcaaaaagaGGATGTGCTTCATCTCTTACTcgacaaaattaaaattcaatcttTTCGGTGGCTGAAGATGAATCATGTCAGCTTAACTTTCAACTACCACATGTGGTGGTTGAACCCTCTTTTGTGCTTGGATTGAGCTTTGTATCTTCGGTTTCTTGCTTTTTAAGTGATTTTTTGCCCTATTTTAATCTAattgttactttttttctttacacTTTCTCTGTCACTCCTTGTGCGGAGAAGATAAAATTGCTCatttaatataattccattttaacttcttaaaaaaaatattaacaaaaaagtaaataaaatcgGAGAGACTAAGTGCCTTGAGAGAGAACCATACTTGTTTCCTTTAAAAAGTCAAGGTTAGGTCTGTTGTATGTTGCTGATGCACTCCTTTGAACAACTGGTACTGGAGATGTAGAACTGACATCAGATGTTGTCACTTCCCTGTCAAAGAcaatatatattacattaaCAATTAATGTGAGAGCATATTGTTAAAACAagtatttaatattaatatattttgcctttaaaaaaaaaacattaatatattttgtcaaaaaatcattaatatattcttccctgagagaaaaaaaaaacattaatactATATGCTATGTAAATACAAACCAGTTATTgaacaaaaattgaattttaagttgTCAGACGGCAAAGGAAGTATGAAAACTTAACTTGTCAAGCTTCTCCCATACTTCCTTTGCCGTCTGACAACTTAAAATTCTCTTAAGATCATCTGGATTTATGGcacaacataaaatatttttagctTTTACTTCTGGTTCCATGATCTTCctatcttcatcattgaattcaTCTATCGTCTTCAGCACTTCTTcaccatttattattttttttggaagttTTGGTCCATTCTCAATCACAAGCCATACTTCAAAGTCAACAGATTGTATGAATATCTTCATAAGTTCCCTCCACTCAGTTAAATTTGTACCATCAAAGTATGGTGGCTTTGAAATGGATCTTCCTTCAACCATCGTTGCGTTCGTAACTTTTTTAGTTGTTAGTACCTGCAATATATGTTTCCTTGTTAGAtccaaaattttgttattttaactaaaacttcttccgttttaaaatgagtgttgttttaacaaaaaaaaaaattaaaataaacgcCACTTGCACTTTTCAATGcagaattattattttattttcaattgtaccctttaATTAATTGAGCGTACACTGCTTCCAAATCATTACACCAATAGTAAATAAGGCTAATTTAGTAAAATTGTCATgtcttttgacatttttattattatagttttttaatttgtgtgtaaaaattttaaacaacattcattttaaaatggatgcAGTGTAATTTTAGCTTAAAAAATCTGGCATATATGATGGAGCAGATATTAGAAGTTACCCTTCTAATTACAACCAATGATTGGAGATTGAATTTGTGAGGAGGGCTtcgagaaattagggtttaaccACACTAGCAAAATGAACGGTTTCCAATTAAGCCAGTTGAACATGCAAGTAGTGTTTAAAAGACTGATGACAACTTGAAAGTGTCATTTAATTGAAAGGGGTGCAAGTGGTGCTAGGAGGTGAGAGGGTTGTAGCACAAAACGGGAGCCCAAAGTAGGACTATTGTATGTGCTCTTACCATCTTTTGAGTATAAGGTTTATAGAATAATATGAGACTTTTTTAATCGAGAGTTTTATTCTGTGAAAGTACtttaatttaaagtttattAAACGAAATTTTGGATCATCTCCTTCACATCATTCTCTCTTTCTCCCTCCTTTACTCAAGTTGTATCTATCTCTATCTAAATTTTATAGAGAAGAAATGAGAAGGCGAGACTGAGGTGAAGGAAAAgataactcaattttttttttttacgaaaagtCAAGATAACTCAATTTTGTCTCATACCCTTATCTTGTTTGTCTAGTTAAAATTCTATCATGaaatgaggttttttttttttttttttatttcttttcatacTCTAAGTCTTCATCTATGATACCCTTCAACTTAGGAGGAACGCTCAAGAGCTCCAAACAAGCAAAACTACCATTGTGAGCTCAATTTGTCAAGCAGTCAACATTACAAAGACATGTACTATCACCAAGGAATAAAATTCAATAGCATCTTTTTAGCCAATCTCAAACCAAGAATAAAGCCCTAGAATTATGCCAACACAGAAGTACCATGATTGAGGTTGCATAAATAAGTCTCCTTTTTCGTCTTCATATCCTcattaaaaaaactattgtaaatatattaaaatataattattttaaaatattatatattatttaaattacatAAATTAATCTTAGAGtatgaatatataaattattttaaatattatttgttgttttgtcaCAGGTGATTTTGTAACTTTTATAGTAATTTTATAAACATCGAAATTATAAATAAAGGTGacaaacttaaataaaaaataatattaattcttaaAAAATCTTATAgttgtcaaatattttttaagaatcatAAATAATAAGGTtgatttaacattttaaatggttagaaaataaacatgtgaaaaaatctaaatatactaaaattaaataaaattcatattatagatttattaatgaaatattttaaattcatattaaataaaaaatatatatttaaaattgtgaatgaatttgaatttataatttaactttGAAGAGAGACTTGTAAAAACAAGTTGCTTGGAGATAAATTACTCCAAGGACCACATAATAGTGGATGTCCCAATAACATGTCTACCTTTTATGACTATATAGTACGATTCCTTTAAAAACGACAATATAGTAccgtaaagaagaagaaatatcaatggctaaaagaaaaagaggaaaaatgtacgtttctttttttaagtgttGTCTGTTGcttaatttgttgtttatatttaattgttgtCTTGACTGTTTAAAAAGATAATTTGTCAATTATATAGTTTTTCAACTTCTCATACTTATACATTTTTAATGAACTAATTAATGTTAggtatttgaaaatttaaatattttttaaaacgaagtttgtatttttgttaTGTGCAAATTTAAACTTCTATGAAACAGAACCTTGATACATATAATAACGTGTTTATGaagaattaaaattttataaataaaatcagtaacaatttaaaaaataacacgtaaaaaaattgaagaacaattttcatggaaaaacaaaaaaactccaagaaatctttttaaaaaaaaaaagaaagaaagagtggAAGAGAGAGGGTTCATCAATTTTATTATAAAGATAAAATGTGTGCAAAACaatagatatttatattaaaaaaataggaatttatTGGAGAGAATGGAAGTGTCtcacaattgtttgttatgggGAAAAAAGATGACAATATTGAAAgaatttattgataaattaAAGTGATAGTACAatagaatgaagaaaaaaaaaactcaaaaattcACATCTCAATTCAAGTATACTGTTGAAAaataatacttaaaaaaaacaaaaggggTAAAACAGAAAAGAAGAACAATTCATTCACAAATTTAACATTcatagaaaatattaaaataaaaatttgacaaatattaaattttgaaatgttttcGTTGTAGTGAATATAATTTTTGATTGAATGATGAAAAAGTTTAATCGTGTTATGAAGTaagttgaaatatatatatatatatttgtgtgtgtgCGTGCGTGTGGGGTTTAGGATTTAGGGTTATAGAACTAAAACTATAATTTCATCTATAGAAAAAGTTTAGTAAACAAATATATGgttcaaaatttatataaaatgcaCAAATTTTTGTTGATCCAgctttttcttatatatagagcagtaaaataaatatatttcatatgaGACGAAATTGCACCATGGTATTTAGAGAGTCTTTACATTAGAATGGTGCAGAATAAAAAATCTAGGATGTGTAACATACTATCATAGGTGTATTTTTGTCAGAATTGAAGGTGTGCAGCATGATTCTTTTTGTTCTATCTATCTAGTTTTGTGTTCATGTAGCTTGGTGGTGTACGTAGTGGTGTTTGTATCATAACTTTTCAAACTGCTTCTATCATTATCACCCTCAAAGTATTTCTTGTGCTTTATAATgtgtttttaaaacaaaattctttttgcttattaaaataaataatgaaaaaagtgATACTATTTATACTACTTTCTTTTCATATAACCATGACAACAAGGATCAAACATTTCGTTTTCTACTATTTATACTAAAATTCTTTTTGTctattaaaaaagaaactaaaatgagaAAAGTAATTCTTTTTCTACTTTCAGAACTTGGAGTTGAATTCGAACACTTCTTAAGTAGCTAGGTATGAAATTTTCCTTCTACTATATAAGTAGTAGTATTATTCTTACCCTTTAGCTAAATAGCATAAACACTATACCTGGATATACGTAAAGATGACTTTAACTTTCTCCTACACTTGCCTGCACAAATATCAACCAATAATATGTTAAGTACTATATGTAGTTTTGACTTCTgagaaatattataaaaataaaattaataataaataaatgtacaGGGAAATTACTCAGAGTTTTTAGTATTATATAATAGatggattcttgttgttggtgTGGTGTGGCTCAACAAAACAATATATGGAAGTATATATTCAAATTGAAATCTTAATCTTCCTTTTCAAattgaaatcataatgcaaaggGAAATTAAGGGAAGAGTAAGGAAATATTGAGTTTTGAAAGATGTCGCTGGCTGAAATTATTTACACACTACTTATAAGGAGAAAAAATGACATAGAGAAAAAGAAGATCGTGATAAAGGAAGGAAAGAGGAAGGAACGGTGTAGAAAAATGGTGTATCCCTTTAGCAAAAAGAAATGCAAGTACCgaccattattattattttggagtggGCTTCGGCCAATATCGCCGGCTCAATATACAGCGGCCCAATAACCACTACTACAGGTAGGAAAGATCATTGATTTTCTGACTTCAAAAACGTCATATTGACAcatgaaaatttcttaaaagcccctagcggtagttaactaccatttGTCAAACCGGCAGCAATAACTGTCGCTGGCCTCAGTGTTTGTGTCGTGTCCAATCTCCGTGTTTGTATCCCTGCTTCATAGCTTTTAGTTTTCTACCTcatgttaaaaacaaaatcaacaatcaaTATTTACAATACAAATCAGCTCAATTGACTAACGatcataatttgaaaaaatcacacaattcaatGTAATTGAATTTGTCGGTGTCGTGTTAGTGTCAGATACTGACACATGTTTGACACCAAGACAGACGTAATCTAAAGAGTGTTCATTCTTAATAGACTAAAAGCTTTCTTGCAATGATTTGAATTATGTAATTGGTTAACTTGTGATGGACTCTACAATGTAAACTTTGGGTTCCATGAAATGGACAATTAGTGTAAAGTCATGCCTCAGTTAAAAATCACGTATGGACTCAAATAGAAGTTCCAATACACTCTTTCTGGCCAATTTCTTAAGTCTTCTCTAAGTGAATTGTCGAAGTCAAGTCAACTACCTATAGAGTGGttcctattttttcttttaatcattcaCTTTCATAGATTTAAAAGTACAGTATTTGTAAATTACTTTTAATCATTAGTATTAGTTCTGCcacttttttcctttgttttctaGATGAAGCAGTTGTCCGTTTCTTACCTTGAGTAAATTTATAAGGGTCAAATTACATAAAATAAGtatattttaaagaatttttagTAAGGGTGTCAATGTACAGAATGACATTTGTCTAATTTCTATTCTATGGTTTTAGTTGACCAAAATAAAGGAAGATCAGTTTTAGAGTTGTTTAGatacattttgaaaattttgtaatttagactcattttgtaatttatgatatgtcccttaattaattttagtCGTAATTTAgacatattttgatttttaatttttctggtCCAGTTCAATTTTGTCGAAAAGCTCAACGAAATTCTTCAGATTTAGGGAGCTATTGGTTTGGAAATTGACTACGGAATTCCTTGTATGAAAGTAAGTATTTCTCTACATGTCTGCTATATTCTATGATTTTCACACTTTACCTTTgttattttgtattgaaaatgctGAACCTATCTTGCATTTTGACATATTTTCTATGACCTATCTACATATTATTTATCTCAACTAGATATCAATAAGTCTACTGAatcctatatatatatcccATTATAGGACTACGACCCTAAAATTGGGAAGATCATTCATAGATAGAACGCAATTTGgttgtctttttctttgtttctcaAGTAATTTATAGTTctaacttaatttatttatttatttctattttaagtACTTTCCTGACCACAAATGCCGCACCTACTCTAAAGATAAGTTAATTGAGGTAAAGGAGGATTGGGCTACCTATGTGGTGCATGATGTTTTCGGTGAGATTTTGTtgtccttttccttttctttgttttttaattttatttcaatatggtgtaccatttttatgataaataaaaacaaatttggtAAGCATAAAAAAAGTAATCTATCAGCTATAATGATACACAACTCAAGAAAATAAAGACATGTGTAATAATTTCATATAAACATATGACTTAAATGTTTGACTTTTGAAAATtgatgattatattttttatgttattagtAGTTGTTACATTGAGATGTTAAGTTGGTTTTAGTTAATATTTTGCTTAGAAACTATCGAGAAGAGAAAAGAGTACATGGTTGTTCGAAATAACTATTTAGTTGACCTTTTCGATTTTACCAAACTGTTTGGACAATTCAGTTTGTTTGATTTGGTAAATGGAAAAAACTGAACCATTAACAAGcctaactatatatatatatatatatatatatatatatatatatatatatatatatatatatatatatatattgagctgattttttgaatttacaATACATAATTAATATTTCTTCCATGAAACAGGAAACTAAGAAGTTGTTATTCTTTCTAACTAGGTGATTGTATATGTGATTCTTATTGATTTAGAAGGTTGAAAGTGTTGGTGTTAATTTGCGGCTACGAGGGATGGacaatttggatttttttttggttcaactGTTGTTGCGTGTAGGTTGGAAAGTGCAATTGGTTGGGGAAGTTGTTactagttgttgttgttttgtccTTGTTTTTTGATTTAGGTGGTAATTCTTTAGTTGAGGAAATATAAGtaatatttgtttgaaattttgtttttagcatAGTTGGTTTTGTCCAGAGATTTGACTATGTAATGCTCTCTTCCTCATGATATTTGTAGACAAGATTTTTGGATTAATACTgattatttgattatattacATATGCAATGAGTAATTGAAATATTATTTGGTATGGGAAATtgaatgtagttttttttttaccattgtttttaaaattctcaATTTGAAAAGATCATGGCTGCATTTGAGTTACAACCAATCATCATAATGATTTTGTACGCTTTAAAAAGTGGTTTTTTAATAGCTCTTTGTAAAGAAAAGGCTATTAAAAATACACATCCTAT
Proteins encoded in this window:
- the LOC120578165 gene encoding uncharacterized protein, translated to MVEGRSISKPPYFDGTNLTEWRELMKIFIQSVDFEVWLVIENGPKLPKKIINGEEVLKTIDEFNDEDRKIMEPEVKAKNILCCAINPDDLKRILSCQTAKEVWEKLDKEVTTSDVSSTSPVPVVQRSASATYNRPNLDFLKETSMVLSQGT